From the genome of Ectobacillus sp. JY-23, one region includes:
- a CDS encoding DUF4097 family beta strand repeat-containing protein — protein sequence MLKKIALAAVIITTVGIVGLTTTAFTQDGILWENVMGKQYTFDENKSAEAEKVQKIQVEVGSADITVKQGAGDQIKVRLHGEGNKKGIQKMKLELVEDNDALKIRTKSNHFGWFTYINAKLDVIVPEKLYDQIVVESGSGNITVENVKSKQIEVEASSGDLHVSRLTAETINLHVSSGDIYGERLTGEVKTESSSGDTFLKLTEVAHNINLDSSSGDIEVTIEKEPTNMALDFKSSSGDGRVSIPMNYEEKTSDEIRGKVGAGTHQMQVRISSGDFTLHTN from the coding sequence ATGCTGAAAAAAATAGCATTGGCAGCAGTGATTATTACTACAGTAGGAATCGTCGGTTTAACAACCACTGCTTTTACACAGGACGGAATTTTATGGGAGAATGTGATGGGCAAGCAGTACACATTTGATGAAAATAAATCGGCTGAAGCAGAGAAGGTTCAAAAGATACAAGTAGAGGTTGGGTCTGCAGATATTACAGTTAAACAAGGTGCGGGCGATCAAATTAAAGTCCGTTTACACGGGGAAGGAAATAAAAAAGGCATTCAAAAGATGAAGCTGGAACTGGTAGAGGACAATGATGCGTTAAAAATTCGTACAAAAAGCAATCACTTTGGCTGGTTTACGTATATCAACGCGAAGCTCGATGTAATTGTTCCTGAAAAGCTGTATGACCAAATCGTGGTGGAAAGCGGTAGCGGTAATATAACAGTTGAAAATGTAAAAAGTAAGCAAATAGAAGTTGAAGCTTCTTCAGGTGATTTGCATGTGTCTAGGCTTACGGCTGAGACAATCAATCTGCACGTGTCATCTGGGGATATCTATGGCGAGCGTTTGACAGGGGAAGTGAAAACAGAATCAAGTTCAGGTGATACGTTCTTGAAGTTAACGGAAGTTGCACATAATATAAATCTCGACTCATCGAGCGGTGATATTGAAGTAACAATAGAAAAGGAACCAACAAACATGGCGCTGGATTTTAAAAGCTCCTCAGGAGATGGGAGAGTATCCATCCCGATGAATTATGAAGAAAAAACAAGCGATGAGATTCGCGGAAAAGTTGGTGCTGGTACACATCAGATGCAAGTAAGAATCAGTTCAGGTGATTTTACCTTGCATACGAATTAA
- a CDS encoding site-2 protease family protein: protein MKDKKGIWATLGGIGLFALTKAKFLAVVLKLLKFKTLISMLVSVWAYALLYGWKFGIVLVYLLFVHEMGHVYGAKKKGIPTSPALFIPFLGAVVGMKELPKRLKDDVFISIMGPFAGLLSIIPFIVLYYVTGVDFWLHMFKVGALLNLFNLLPMMPLDGGRIARALSTKLIAIAFTIMLAFTFVNPDPILVLIIVFGGLYFVSAASERYGWREKAAYRDEYQTALQKWESLRAEWHEIAPEDRLSWLNGKLYEEGRVLAQYEQEFYAWSGKQSKWRWTPETEAFKRAEGKLQGQYLITKEMQTWYDNEPGELHSIHEELKALSEELAKQELYEKLSKKERVIILLQYVSLVLVLSGCIGFAMTME, encoded by the coding sequence ATGAAGGATAAAAAGGGAATATGGGCGACGCTGGGCGGTATTGGCCTGTTTGCGCTCACAAAAGCAAAGTTTTTAGCAGTGGTATTAAAGCTATTAAAATTTAAAACGCTGATTTCCATGCTAGTATCTGTATGGGCCTATGCGCTTTTATATGGATGGAAGTTTGGGATTGTTCTTGTGTACTTGTTGTTTGTACATGAAATGGGTCACGTGTATGGTGCGAAAAAGAAGGGTATACCGACATCTCCAGCATTGTTCATCCCGTTTTTAGGAGCGGTTGTTGGTATGAAGGAATTACCGAAACGCTTAAAGGACGACGTGTTCATCTCTATCATGGGACCATTTGCTGGCTTGCTTTCTATCATTCCATTTATCGTATTGTATTACGTAACGGGAGTGGATTTTTGGCTGCATATGTTTAAGGTTGGCGCACTGCTAAACTTATTTAACTTACTGCCGATGATGCCGCTAGACGGTGGACGTATCGCGCGTGCGCTGAGCACAAAATTGATTGCAATTGCCTTTACAATCATGCTTGCCTTTACGTTCGTAAATCCGGATCCAATTCTTGTCCTTATCATTGTGTTTGGCGGTTTATATTTTGTATCCGCAGCATCTGAACGCTACGGCTGGCGCGAGAAGGCTGCGTATCGAGATGAATATCAGACTGCACTGCAAAAGTGGGAAAGTTTGCGAGCGGAGTGGCACGAAATTGCACCTGAAGATCGCTTATCTTGGTTAAATGGTAAGTTATATGAAGAAGGTCGCGTATTGGCGCAATACGAGCAGGAGTTTTATGCTTGGAGCGGCAAACAAAGTAAGTGGCGCTGGACGCCAGAGACTGAAGCATTTAAGCGTGCCGAAGGAAAATTACAAGGTCAGTATCTCATTACGAAGGAAATGCAAACTTGGTATGACAATGAACCAGGTGAGTTACACAGTATTCATGAGGAGCTAAAAGCGTTGTCTGAGGAACTGGCGAAACAAGAGCTGTATGAAAAGTTAAGCAAAAAAGAGCGTGTTATCATTTTACTGCAATATGTATCTCTTGTTCTTGTATTGTCTGGTTGCATCGGTTTTGCGATGACTATGGAATGA
- a CDS encoding IS1182 family transposase (programmed frameshift): protein MMGALKNHRDERVTTSIEELVPQDHFLRAVEATIDFAFIEEKLRPYYCEDNGRPSIHPITLFKMIFIGYFYGIRSERQLEKEIKMNLAYRWFLGFSLSDPVPDHSTISWNRRTRFVHTTIFEDIFQEIVRQAQSHRMVGGRALMTDSTHVKANANKNKYVQKLKKEQPKIYLEELEKAVTEDRQTNGKKELKPRKEGEAKQPTYIRSSTTDPDSGFLMRDGKPNGFHYLDHRTVDAKYNIITDTYITAGNVSDSGPYLARLKAQIKTFGFQVEAVALDAGYFTGHICKNLAKQNIFMVMGYRRFGKTNKEVPKRSFHYVKESNRFACPMGCILSYVTTDRDGNRQYKSNPDDCAACPLRPKCFSKQQKTRTITRHIWEDYKDLARANKKTSAGKRLYKLRCSTIERSFADAKELHGYRYARFRGRESVQMQAFLTAACQNMKKIALHLTKQVR, encoded by the exons ATGATGGGTGCACTGAAAAATCACCGAGATGAGCGTGTTACGACTTCAATCGAAGAGCTTGTTCCACAAGATCACTTTTTACGAGCTGTAGAAGCCACAATAGATTTTGCTTTTATTGAGGAAAAGCTTCGCCCGTATTACTGCGAAGATAATGGGCGTCCTTCCATTCATCCCATCACTTTATTCAAGATGATTTTTATCGGTTACTTTTATGGAATCCGTTCCGAACGTCAGTTAGAGAAAGAAATTAAAATGAATCTAGCGTATCGGTGGTTTTTAGGCTTTTCTTTATCAGATCCTGTTCCTGATCACTCTACTATTAGTTGGAACCGACGTACTCGCTTTGTTCACACAACCATTTTTGAAGACATCTTTCAAGAGATTGTCAGACAAGCTCAATCCCACCGCATGGTGGGCGGTCGCGCTCTAATGACAGATTCTACGCACGTAAAGGCGAATGCAAATAAAAATAAGTATGTACAAAAGCTAAAAAAAGAACAGCCCAAAATCTATCTAGAAGAATTAGAAAAGGCTGTAACTGAGGATCGGCAAACAAACGGAA AAAAAGAACTAAAACCTCGAAAGGAAGGCGAAGCCAAACAACCTACTTATATCCGTTCTAGTACAACAGACCCTGACAGTGGATTTCTAATGAGAGACGGAAAACCAAATGGGTTTCACTACCTCGATCATCGCACTGTCGATGCAAAATACAATATCATCACAGACACATATATTACGGCCGGGAATGTATCCGATTCTGGGCCGTATTTGGCACGTCTTAAAGCGCAAATAAAAACCTTTGGATTTCAGGTAGAAGCTGTGGCACTAGATGCGGGATACTTTACAGGTCATATTTGTAAAAATTTAGCGAAACAAAACATTTTTATGGTCATGGGATATCGTAGATTCGGAAAAACAAATAAAGAGGTACCAAAACGTTCTTTTCATTATGTAAAAGAGTCAAATCGCTTTGCTTGCCCGATGGGTTGTATCTTATCTTATGTGACGACAGACCGTGATGGAAATCGACAATATAAATCGAATCCAGATGATTGTGCGGCTTGTCCTCTTCGTCCCAAGTGTTTTTCTAAACAACAAAAAACGCGTACCATTACTCGACATATTTGGGAGGATTATAAGGACTTGGCTCGCGCCAACAAAAAGACAAGTGCCGGTAAGCGTCTGTACAAGCTACGTTGTTCTACAATTGAGCGCAGTTTTGCCGATGCGAAAGAACTTCATGGCTACCGGTATGCACGTTTTCGAGGGCGGGAGTCTGTCCAAATGCAGGCTTTTCTCACCGCAGCTTGTCAAAACATGAAAAAAATTGCCCTTCATCTGACCAAACAGGTCAGATGA
- a CDS encoding YwbE family protein, whose protein sequence is MDGRNRRDIQRGSAVKIVLKQDQRTGKLTSGIVKDILTNSPSHPHGIKVRLTDGQVGRVKEIGI, encoded by the coding sequence ATGGACGGCCGCAATCGACGTGATATACAGCGCGGCTCGGCCGTAAAAATCGTCTTAAAGCAGGATCAACGAACAGGTAAGCTGACCTCTGGCATTGTAAAAGATATTTTAACAAATTCCCCATCTCATCCCCATGGCATTAAAGTGCGGCTAACCGATGGGCAAGTGGGACGGGTAAAAGAGATTGGAATATAA
- a CDS encoding DEAD/DEAH box helicase, whose amino-acid sequence MKDFASLTIHEDLQKRLQRNGLSTPTPVQEKTIPLLLAGKDVVAQAQTGTGKTLAFVLPILQNINPDLPHIQALIVAPTRELAVQITGEIEKLRTPDVHVLAVYGGQDVERQIKKLAGATHIVVGTPGRLLDHMRRTTIDVSGISTLVLDEADQMLHIGFLPEVETIIEKTSPDRQTALFSATMPGEIRALAKRYMKKPENVQIKTSQITVKDIRQIAVETTDRTKQASLRDMLEREQPFLAMIFCRTKRRASTLNAALQEHGYNSDELHGDLSQAKREKVMERFRQAKLQYLVATDVAARGLDVEGVTHVFNYDIPQDVESYIHRIGRTGRAGESGLAVTFFAPKDKQYLEMIEKGIKMQMERIERPKTEEVQADRQNREPRGKKPAFKQGGRKPAHAQAKSSQGRRKR is encoded by the coding sequence GTGAAGGACTTTGCAAGTCTTACCATACATGAAGATTTACAGAAAAGATTACAGCGTAATGGATTAAGTACCCCTACACCAGTACAGGAAAAGACGATTCCGTTACTGCTTGCGGGCAAAGATGTGGTTGCACAGGCGCAAACAGGAACGGGAAAAACATTAGCATTTGTGTTGCCGATTCTACAAAACATAAATCCAGATTTACCGCATATTCAAGCGCTTATTGTTGCACCCACACGAGAGCTAGCTGTACAAATTACAGGTGAAATAGAAAAGCTGCGCACACCGGATGTTCACGTGCTTGCCGTTTATGGCGGTCAGGATGTAGAGAGGCAAATTAAGAAGTTGGCAGGTGCAACGCATATCGTTGTTGGAACACCGGGCCGTCTTCTTGATCATATGCGCCGCACAACGATTGATGTGTCAGGTATTTCAACGCTCGTACTAGACGAGGCAGACCAGATGCTGCATATTGGATTTTTGCCGGAAGTAGAAACGATTATTGAAAAAACATCTCCAGACAGACAAACAGCTTTATTCTCCGCAACCATGCCGGGAGAAATTCGTGCGCTAGCAAAGCGGTATATGAAAAAGCCTGAAAATGTCCAAATCAAAACTTCGCAAATTACGGTAAAGGATATCCGTCAAATTGCTGTAGAAACAACAGACCGCACGAAGCAAGCTTCTTTACGCGATATGCTTGAGCGGGAGCAGCCATTTCTGGCGATGATTTTCTGCCGAACAAAGCGCCGCGCAAGCACACTGAACGCAGCACTGCAGGAGCACGGCTATAACTCCGATGAATTGCATGGCGATTTATCACAAGCAAAGCGTGAAAAGGTTATGGAGCGTTTTCGTCAGGCAAAGCTACAATATTTAGTGGCTACCGATGTTGCAGCACGCGGCCTTGATGTAGAAGGTGTGACTCACGTTTTCAACTACGATATTCCGCAGGACGTAGAGAGTTATATCCACCGCATCGGACGAACAGGCCGTGCAGGGGAAAGTGGATTGGCTGTTACGTTTTTCGCACCAAAGGATAAACAGTATTTAGAAATGATTGAAAAAGGAATTAAAATGCAGATGGAGCGCATTGAGCGCCCGAAAACAGAAGAGGTACAAGCAGACAGACAGAATCGGGAGCCGCGAGGCAAAAAGCCGGCATTTAAACAAGGCGGCCGAAAGCCAGCACATGCGCAGGCAAAAAGCAGTCAAGGGCGCCGAAAGAGGTAA
- a CDS encoding endonuclease, which translates to MTTVSMKSVFAGDGSAASPYTVAQAIATQNNTLKTVQGYVVGQPTATNTVVTSNYPNDYALALADSPTETNTANMIYIQIPTSYRTTFGLQSNPSLKGTAVKVTGYLTAYFTHAGIKNVTSMEKSASTGGGTTTPYDSTYYSSAIGKTGSALKQELHNIIDDHTKLSYDAVWDALRYTDEDPNNTNNVILLYTGRSQGKFTNGSGVDDWNREHVWAKSHGDFGTTAGAGTDLHHLRPTDVSVNSARGNLDFDNGGGYHSEATQCRYDSDSWEPRDSVKGDVARMLFYMAVRYEGDNGELNLELNNYVNNGTAPYHGKLSVLLQWHAQDPVDNFERKRNDIIYTKYQHNRNPFIDHPEWVNAIWQ; encoded by the coding sequence ATGACAACCGTATCCATGAAGTCCGTATTTGCTGGGGATGGATCGGCCGCTTCACCGTACACGGTGGCGCAAGCAATCGCCACGCAAAACAATACACTGAAAACCGTGCAAGGGTACGTTGTGGGACAACCGACAGCAACCAACACAGTCGTTACAAGTAATTATCCAAATGATTATGCACTTGCGTTAGCGGACAGTCCGACAGAAACGAACACAGCTAACATGATTTACATACAAATTCCCACTTCATATCGTACAACTTTTGGTTTGCAAAGCAATCCAAGCTTAAAGGGTACTGCAGTAAAGGTGACAGGCTACTTAACAGCGTATTTTACACATGCAGGTATTAAAAATGTAACGAGTATGGAAAAGAGTGCAAGCACGGGCGGCGGTACAACAACTCCTTATGATAGTACATACTACAGTAGCGCCATCGGTAAAACAGGTAGCGCATTAAAACAAGAGCTGCATAACATCATTGATGATCATACAAAGCTTTCTTATGATGCGGTATGGGATGCACTGCGTTATACAGATGAAGATCCGAACAATACTAACAATGTAATTTTACTATACACCGGTCGTTCGCAAGGGAAGTTCACAAACGGATCTGGCGTGGACGACTGGAACCGTGAGCATGTGTGGGCAAAATCGCATGGTGATTTCGGAACTACGGCAGGAGCGGGCACGGATCTACATCATTTGCGTCCGACAGACGTATCCGTAAACAGTGCACGCGGCAATTTAGACTTTGATAACGGCGGTGGATATCACTCTGAGGCGACGCAATGTCGTTATGACAGCGATTCTTGGGAACCAAGAGACAGCGTAAAAGGCGATGTAGCACGCATGCTGTTTTATATGGCGGTGCGCTATGAAGGGGACAACGGTGAACTAAACTTAGAGCTAAACAACTATGTAAATAACGGCACAGCTCCTTACCATGGAAAGCTTTCTGTGCTGTTACAATGGCACGCGCAAGACCCTGTTGATAACTTTGAAAGAAAGCGCAACGATATTATCTACACAAAATATCAACATAACCGCAATCCATTCATTGACCATCCGGAGTGGGTAAATGCCATCTGGCAATAA
- the kynB gene encoding arylformamidase has product MIIDISRPLHTKTPTWPGDTPFSYEISWSKEQSGSVNVGKLTMSIHTGTHVDAPFHFDNEGKQTCELPLERYIGKARIVDMTGKQSIGVSDFQALDIKRVERLLLRTSSWGNSEVFPESITYLEADLAPYLAAQGVQLIGIDVPSVDPLNSKELLAHHALHRNDIHILEGLDLEGVHPGDYELVALPLALIEGDGSPVRAILRSWKGE; this is encoded by the coding sequence ATGATTATTGATATTTCTAGACCGCTTCATACAAAAACACCGACTTGGCCAGGTGATACGCCTTTTTCATATGAGATCAGCTGGTCAAAGGAGCAGAGCGGATCAGTAAATGTAGGAAAGCTAACGATGAGTATCCATACTGGTACGCATGTGGATGCGCCATTTCATTTTGACAACGAGGGCAAACAAACGTGTGAACTGCCACTAGAAAGATATATCGGTAAAGCTCGCATTGTGGATATGACAGGCAAGCAAAGCATTGGTGTTAGTGACTTTCAAGCTTTGGATATAAAAAGAGTCGAACGTTTATTGCTTCGTACGTCTTCTTGGGGTAATTCTGAGGTGTTTCCAGAGTCTATTACGTACCTAGAGGCTGATCTTGCACCGTATTTGGCAGCGCAAGGTGTGCAATTAATCGGGATAGATGTTCCTTCGGTTGATCCGCTTAATAGTAAGGAATTACTGGCTCATCATGCGCTTCACCGCAACGATATTCATATTTTAGAAGGCCTGGATTTAGAAGGAGTACATCCGGGCGACTATGAGCTTGTCGCGTTGCCGCTAGCGCTCATAGAGGGAGATGGTAGTCCTGTGCGTGCGATACTTCGTTCATGGAAAGGGGAATAA
- a CDS encoding tryptophan 2,3-dioxygenase family protein, with the protein MKKLTDYEKYIRTEELLELQKTEGELCCDDELTFQTIHQIAELHFKLILQHIKLADQYMRGNELAKAIAQLRRINVHLEHLPNVFDMVKGISPRDYHTIRLALGRGSGQDSPGFNAILQQGPTLWAPFEALLLQNGLSPLTLHQDAHKYFSLFTLMQELHTFDEKFQSFRYSHIQLVRRMIGLETKSLKGVPAQALERGARTMFYPQLWRAISNLTDVTGSSYNPQPLD; encoded by the coding sequence ATGAAAAAGTTAACAGATTACGAGAAATATATTCGAACAGAAGAGCTGTTGGAGTTGCAGAAAACAGAGGGAGAATTATGCTGTGATGATGAACTGACATTTCAAACCATTCATCAAATTGCTGAGCTGCATTTTAAACTAATTCTGCAGCATATTAAGCTAGCTGATCAATATATGAGAGGAAACGAGCTGGCAAAAGCAATTGCGCAGCTTCGGCGCATTAATGTGCATCTAGAGCACCTACCGAATGTGTTTGATATGGTAAAAGGGATTAGCCCGCGTGATTATCATACAATCCGTTTGGCTTTGGGAAGAGGAAGTGGTCAGGACTCTCCAGGATTTAATGCGATTTTACAACAAGGTCCAACTCTCTGGGCACCATTTGAAGCATTACTTTTGCAAAATGGGTTATCGCCCCTTACATTACATCAAGATGCGCACAAATATTTTTCACTTTTTACCTTAATGCAGGAGTTACATACATTTGATGAAAAGTTTCAAAGCTTCCGTTATTCGCATATTCAGCTTGTGCGCCGCATGATTGGTCTTGAAACAAAAAGTTTAAAAGGGGTACCTGCACAGGCGTTAGAGCGCGGAGCTCGAACGATGTTTTACCCGCAGCTTTGGCGTGCAATTAGTAATCTAACCGATGTAACAGGATCTAGCTATAACCCACAGCCGCTGGATTAA
- a CDS encoding GntP family permease, with amino-acid sequence MEFVVILLALGLLMFVAYRGFSVILFAPICALFAVLLTDPEFVLPFFSNIFMEKMVGFIKLYFPVFLLGAIFGKVVEMSGLAESIAKTIVQLVGAKRAVLAIVLMGAILTYSGVSLFVVVFAVYPFAANLFREANIPKRLIPGTIALGAFTFTMDALPGTPQIQNVIPTTFFKTDIYAAPTLGIIGAIFVLILGIWYLETRRKKAEAAGEGYYGFDGAELAAAQEAPVTEQQTPLRTNASVGRQLLAFVPLILVGVMNKVFTIYIPQWYPNGFDFAAIGLKAFAKIETASVVAIWSVQMALLVGIITTILYDWNRVKTNFQAGINASIGGALLAAMNTGAEYGFGGVISSLPGFGVISKGIGETFTNPLVNGAVTTTTLAGITGSASGGMGIALSAMSEKYLEAIEKYNIPPEVMHRVISMASGGMDTLPHNGAVITLLAVTGLTHRQSYRDIFAITIIKTIAVFFIIGVYSLTGLV; translated from the coding sequence GTGGAATTTGTTGTCATTCTGTTGGCGCTGGGGCTTTTGATGTTTGTTGCTTACCGCGGATTCTCTGTCATCTTATTTGCACCAATCTGCGCTTTGTTCGCAGTTCTTTTGACAGATCCGGAATTTGTTTTGCCATTCTTCTCTAACATTTTTATGGAGAAAATGGTTGGCTTTATTAAACTATACTTCCCTGTGTTCTTGCTTGGTGCCATCTTTGGTAAAGTTGTTGAAATGTCAGGTTTGGCGGAATCCATCGCAAAAACAATTGTACAACTTGTCGGTGCAAAACGCGCTGTGCTGGCAATCGTATTAATGGGAGCAATTCTTACATACAGCGGTGTGAGTTTGTTCGTTGTTGTATTCGCTGTGTATCCGTTCGCTGCGAACTTGTTCCGTGAAGCAAATATTCCAAAGCGCTTAATTCCAGGAACAATCGCGCTCGGGGCATTTACATTCACGATGGACGCATTGCCGGGAACGCCGCAAATTCAAAACGTAATCCCGACAACATTCTTTAAAACTGATATTTACGCTGCTCCAACGCTTGGAATTATCGGTGCCATCTTTGTATTGATTCTAGGTATCTGGTATTTAGAAACGCGTCGCAAAAAAGCAGAGGCAGCTGGAGAAGGTTACTATGGTTTTGATGGTGCAGAGCTTGCAGCTGCGCAAGAGGCACCGGTAACCGAACAACAAACGCCACTTCGTACGAATGCGAGCGTGGGGCGTCAGTTGCTTGCGTTTGTTCCACTCATTCTAGTTGGTGTGATGAACAAAGTGTTCACGATTTACATTCCGCAGTGGTATCCAAACGGCTTTGATTTTGCGGCAATTGGCTTAAAAGCATTTGCGAAAATTGAAACTGCATCAGTTGTAGCGATTTGGTCCGTACAGATGGCGCTTTTAGTGGGTATTATTACGACAATCTTATACGACTGGAACCGCGTAAAAACAAACTTCCAGGCTGGTATTAATGCAAGTATTGGCGGCGCTTTGCTAGCGGCGATGAATACGGGTGCAGAGTACGGTTTCGGGGGCGTTATCTCTTCTCTGCCAGGGTTCGGTGTTATTAGTAAAGGGATTGGGGAAACGTTTACGAACCCACTTGTGAACGGCGCTGTTACAACAACAACACTTGCCGGTATCACAGGATCTGCATCCGGCGGTATGGGAATTGCGCTAAGCGCCATGTCTGAAAAGTACTTAGAGGCAATCGAAAAGTACAACATTCCGCCAGAGGTAATGCACCGCGTTATTTCCATGGCATCCGGCGGTATGGACACATTACCACACAACGGAGCGGTTATTACATTACTTGCGGTTACTGGGCTTACGCACCGTCAATCGTACCGTGACATCTTTGCAATCACAATCATTAAAACAATTGCAGTATTCTTCATTATTGGTGTCTATAGCTTAACAGGTCTGGTGTAA
- a CDS encoding CoA transferase subunit A, whose product MKKGKVVSSFQEAVADIHDGATLIVGGFGLCGIPEKAILALRDQGTKDLTVVSNNCGVDDWGLGLLLANRQIKKMVSSYVGENKIFERQFLSGELEVELVPQGTLAERIRAGGAGIPGFYTATGVGTPVAEGKEHKEFNGRTYILEQGIVGDFALVKAWKADTLGNLVFRKTARNFNPVAAMAGKITIVEAEEIVEAGTLDPDEIHTPGIYVQRVLLGENYEKRIERRTVVQA is encoded by the coding sequence ATGAAAAAAGGTAAGGTAGTTAGCTCATTTCAAGAGGCAGTAGCAGATATTCACGATGGCGCAACCTTGATTGTCGGAGGGTTCGGTCTTTGCGGTATACCTGAAAAGGCGATCTTAGCGCTGCGTGACCAAGGTACGAAGGATTTGACGGTAGTAAGCAACAACTGTGGTGTGGACGATTGGGGACTGGGCTTGTTGCTTGCAAACCGTCAAATTAAAAAAATGGTCTCTTCCTATGTAGGTGAGAATAAAATCTTTGAGCGTCAGTTCTTAAGTGGAGAGCTTGAAGTTGAACTTGTGCCACAAGGTACATTAGCTGAACGTATTCGCGCAGGCGGTGCTGGTATTCCAGGCTTTTATACGGCTACTGGTGTCGGAACGCCAGTTGCAGAGGGTAAGGAGCATAAGGAGTTTAATGGCCGCACGTATATTCTAGAGCAAGGTATCGTTGGCGATTTTGCATTGGTAAAGGCATGGAAGGCAGATACACTTGGTAATCTCGTGTTCCGTAAAACAGCTCGTAATTTCAACCCAGTAGCTGCAATGGCAGGTAAAATCACAATTGTTGAGGCAGAAGAGATTGTTGAAGCTGGTACATTAGATCCAGATGAAATCCACACACCGGGCATCTATGTACAACGGGTGCTTTTAGGTGAAAATTACGAAAAACGAATTGAGCGCCGCACGGTTGTGCAGGCATAA
- a CDS encoding 3-oxoacid CoA-transferase subunit B — protein sequence MNARMKIVKRAVKEIQDGMNVNLGIGIPTLVANEIPADYNVLLQSENGLLGIGPYPVEGTEDADLINAGKETVTAVTGAAYFDSAESFAMIRGGHIDLAILGGMEVSENGDLANWMIPGKMVKGMGGAMDLVNGAKRIIVIMEHVNKHGESKVKEVCTLPLTGRRVVHRLITDLAVFDFNDAGMVLVETQEGVTVEEVQEKTEASFSVSPNVRIGVSL from the coding sequence ATGAATGCAAGAATGAAAATTGTAAAGCGTGCTGTAAAAGAAATTCAAGATGGTATGAACGTAAACTTAGGAATTGGTATCCCGACGCTTGTAGCCAATGAAATTCCAGCAGATTATAATGTCCTATTGCAATCAGAAAATGGTCTTTTAGGCATCGGACCTTATCCGGTTGAAGGAACGGAAGATGCTGATTTAATTAATGCAGGTAAAGAAACAGTGACAGCGGTTACTGGAGCTGCTTATTTTGACAGCGCTGAGTCATTTGCGATGATTCGCGGCGGTCATATTGACCTAGCGATTTTGGGTGGTATGGAAGTATCAGAAAATGGTGACCTGGCAAACTGGATGATTCCAGGTAAGATGGTAAAAGGTATGGGTGGTGCCATGGATCTTGTAAACGGCGCGAAACGCATTATCGTTATCATGGAGCATGTTAACAAGCATGGCGAATCTAAGGTGAAGGAAGTATGTACATTACCTTTAACAGGCCGCCGCGTTGTACATCGTCTGATTACTGATTTAGCTGTATTTGATTTTAATGATGCAGGTATGGTGTTGGTTGAGACGCAAGAAGGAGTAACTGTGGAAGAGGTACAAGAGAAAACAGAAGCTTCCTTCTCTGTAAGCCCGAATGTGCGCATTGGCGTAAGCTTGTAA